A single region of the Halorussus gelatinilyticus genome encodes:
- a CDS encoding ABC transporter ATP-binding protein has translation MTLLELEDVDAFYGESHILRDVTMSVEEGEVCSLLGRNGAGKTTTLRSVSGARPPAVRDGRIRFKGEDITAMDPEDISARGLSLVPEERRVFPNLTVAENLHLAEVSENRSNTVGRSLGQVQVEHVGMTTDEVYDEFERLRERKSQKAGTLSGGEQQMLAIARALKQNTDLLLLDEPYEGLAPQIIADVEDAIRRISESGTTILLVEQNAVAAMDIADRCYVIDQGSIVFEGTADALREDDETRDRYLGV, from the coding sequence GTGACGCTCCTCGAATTAGAGGACGTAGACGCCTTCTACGGTGAGAGCCACATCCTCCGTGACGTGACGATGAGCGTCGAGGAGGGCGAGGTCTGCTCGCTGCTGGGGCGCAACGGCGCGGGCAAGACCACGACGCTCCGGTCCGTCTCGGGTGCGCGCCCGCCGGCGGTCCGCGACGGGCGGATTCGGTTCAAGGGCGAGGACATCACCGCGATGGACCCCGAGGACATCTCGGCGCGGGGTCTCTCGCTGGTGCCCGAGGAACGGCGGGTCTTTCCGAACCTCACCGTGGCGGAGAACCTCCACCTCGCGGAGGTCTCGGAGAACCGCTCGAACACGGTCGGACGGTCGCTCGGGCAGGTGCAGGTCGAACACGTCGGGATGACGACCGACGAGGTGTACGACGAGTTCGAGCGACTCCGGGAGCGCAAGTCACAGAAGGCCGGGACGCTCTCGGGGGGCGAACAGCAGATGCTCGCCATCGCGCGGGCGCTCAAGCAGAACACCGACCTGCTGTTGCTGGACGAACCGTACGAGGGGCTGGCACCCCAGATCATCGCCGACGTGGAGGACGCGATTCGGCGCATCAGCGAGTCGGGCACCACGATTCTGCTGGTCGAGCAGAACGCCGTCGCCGCGATGGACATCGCCGACCGGTGTTACGTCATCGACCAAGGGAGCATCGTCTTCGAGGGAACCGCGGACGCACTACGAGAGGATGACGAAACGAGAGACCGATACCTCGGCGTCTGA
- a CDS encoding thioredoxin domain-containing protein, translated as MTKRETDTSASETEASGGTVASTDERNALFDALVAANVLAVGEAGGVRTTDEFDDTHAVYHDSYVGVDDATFHEAVAATFGLPDADAAAELVADRGVSRDEFVVYLAVRSHLDGAGSESASAESADCEPAPADSTTTDRDSTESRSTDGTSDGSAEPPSADDLAAMAAMVWEVVPDSPVPARLADVTDDPASFLAGRDRAVVTVWKRFCDPCEAVKDDLETVLDAVPDDAAVAGIDGESAVAFCRTHDVESAPGFLLADGDDRRTVCASDADAVADRTASFFGD; from the coding sequence ATGACGAAACGAGAGACCGATACCTCGGCGTCTGAAACCGAGGCGAGCGGCGGAACGGTCGCATCGACGGACGAACGAAACGCGCTCTTCGACGCGCTGGTCGCGGCGAACGTGCTGGCGGTCGGCGAGGCGGGCGGCGTCCGGACGACCGACGAGTTCGACGACACCCACGCCGTCTACCACGACTCGTACGTCGGCGTGGACGACGCGACCTTCCACGAGGCGGTCGCGGCGACCTTCGGCCTGCCGGACGCGGACGCCGCGGCCGAACTCGTCGCCGACCGGGGCGTCTCGCGCGACGAGTTCGTGGTCTACCTCGCGGTCCGGTCGCACCTCGACGGTGCAGGCTCCGAATCCGCGTCCGCCGAGAGTGCAGACTGCGAGCCAGCGCCCGCCGATTCCACGACCACCGACCGCGATTCCACGGAATCGCGGTCAACAGACGGAACGAGCGACGGCTCCGCGGAACCGCCGTCGGCCGACGACCTCGCCGCGATGGCGGCGATGGTCTGGGAGGTCGTCCCCGACTCGCCGGTCCCGGCCCGACTCGCGGACGTGACCGACGACCCCGCGTCGTTCCTCGCGGGCCGCGACCGAGCGGTGGTCACGGTCTGGAAGCGGTTCTGCGACCCCTGCGAGGCGGTCAAGGACGACCTCGAAACCGTCCTCGACGCGGTGCCCGACGACGCGGCGGTCGCGGGCATCGACGGCGAGTCGGCCGTCGCGTTCTGCCGGACCCACGACGTGGAGTCCGCGCCGGGATTCCTGCTGGCGGACGGCGACGACCGCCGGACGGTCTGCGCGAGCGACGCCGACGCGGTGGCCGACCGGACGGCGTCGTTCTTCGGAGACTGA
- a CDS encoding alpha/beta hydrolase, translating into MHADEIDPQALEAVERQQRFPMPHSHRGLKLLRLLSRATTWYQNRTLPSVGATIDRTIPGPAGDLDARLYLPDADGPFPTVVFFHGGGYVLGSIATHEWLCRHLARESGCAVLSVDYRLAPEHPFPAAVEDAYAAVEWTAANPEAVRGDGRVAVAGDSAGGALAAVASLMAAERDGPEIEYQVLLYPGVGVEDDHQSVEEHAGLVLSEADLQWFRECYFESDVHERNPYADPTNAGDVSGVAPATVLTAGFDPLRDGGKAYAEQLVSDGVPTRYENYEDMVHGFMTFRDVDRAYEAIVDVAGDLADALAVRGSQ; encoded by the coding sequence ATGCACGCCGACGAAATCGACCCCCAAGCCTTGGAGGCAGTCGAACGCCAGCAGCGGTTCCCGATGCCACACAGCCACCGCGGTCTCAAACTCCTCCGGCTTCTCAGTCGCGCGACGACGTGGTACCAGAACCGAACCCTCCCGAGCGTCGGGGCGACCATCGACCGGACGATTCCCGGTCCCGCCGGCGACCTCGACGCGCGTCTCTACCTCCCGGACGCGGACGGGCCGTTCCCCACCGTCGTGTTCTTCCACGGCGGCGGGTACGTTCTGGGGAGCATCGCCACCCACGAGTGGCTCTGCCGACACCTCGCGCGGGAGAGCGGTTGCGCCGTCCTCTCCGTCGATTACCGGCTCGCTCCCGAGCATCCGTTTCCGGCGGCGGTCGAGGACGCCTACGCCGCCGTCGAGTGGACCGCCGCGAATCCCGAGGCGGTCCGGGGCGACGGGCGAGTCGCGGTCGCGGGCGACTCCGCCGGCGGGGCGCTGGCCGCCGTCGCCTCGCTCATGGCCGCCGAGCGCGACGGTCCGGAAATCGAGTATCAGGTCCTCCTCTATCCGGGCGTCGGCGTCGAGGACGACCACCAGTCCGTCGAGGAACACGCCGGTCTCGTCCTCTCCGAGGCGGACCTGCAGTGGTTCCGGGAGTGCTACTTCGAGAGCGACGTCCACGAGCGAAACCCCTACGCCGACCCGACGAACGCCGGCGACGTCTCCGGCGTCGCCCCGGCGACCGTCCTTACCGCCGGCTTCGACCCGCTCCGCGACGGCGGGAAGGCCTACGCCGAACAACTCGTCAGCGACGGCGTTCCCACGCGCTACGAGAACTACGAGGACATGGTTCACGGGTTCATGACGTTCCGCGACGTGGACCGCGCTTACGAGGCCATCGTAGACGTCGCCGGCGACCTCGCCGACGCGCTCGCGGTCCGCGGGTCGCAGTGA
- a CDS encoding class I SAM-dependent methyltransferase — translation MEDAETERREVRATYDYIADHFAQTREYAWPEVEEFVDDAPYAAVALDLGCGNGRHAELLADHADRVLAADASRGLLDTARERAAERGFDADLVQADAARLPVRDRTVELAVYVATLHHLPSRAARVGSLDELARVLVPEGRALVSAWSTAHEKFGRTEGFDTTVDWTLPGGETVERFYHIYSPAEFRDDVAESDLELVDFEVSSGNCYGVVRPAGE, via the coding sequence ATGGAAGACGCGGAGACGGAACGCCGCGAGGTCCGCGCGACGTACGACTACATCGCCGACCACTTCGCGCAGACCCGCGAGTACGCGTGGCCCGAGGTCGAGGAGTTCGTGGACGACGCCCCGTACGCCGCCGTCGCGCTCGACCTCGGGTGTGGCAACGGCCGCCACGCCGAACTGCTGGCGGACCACGCGGACCGCGTTCTCGCGGCGGACGCGAGCCGCGGCCTCCTCGACACCGCCCGCGAGCGCGCCGCCGAGCGGGGCTTCGACGCCGACCTCGTGCAGGCCGACGCCGCGCGACTCCCCGTCCGCGACCGGACCGTCGAACTGGCCGTCTACGTCGCCACGCTCCACCACCTGCCGAGTCGGGCGGCGCGCGTCGGGAGTTTAGACGAACTCGCACGCGTTCTCGTACCTGAGGGCCGTGCGCTCGTCAGCGCGTGGAGTACCGCCCACGAGAAGTTCGGTCGAACGGAGGGCTTCGACACGACGGTCGATTGGACCCTACCCGGCGGTGAGACGGTCGAGCGGTTCTACCACATCTACTCGCCTGCGGAGTTCCGCGACGACGTAGCCGAGAGCGACCTCGAACTAGTGGACTTCGAGGTGTCGAGCGGGAACTGCTACGGCGTCGTGCGTCCGGCCGGTGAGTGA
- a CDS encoding iron transporter, with amino-acid sequence MPDNPAKQTSDEVDQTQLDLAQQAGDAYREALDYMAEEVAHTGGKQEAGDYVVGFAQEEAEGMYVLQDEGRFEWVEPDDENCHLEVAVCDAADGRFVPECTVIATLTSEDGEEVGPTRLPLLWHPGLYHYGKDLEVPGDGTYTIDVRVEPPEFKRHDEQNGDRYGETVAVTFEDVDVETGQD; translated from the coding sequence ATGCCAGACAATCCAGCGAAGCAGACGAGCGACGAAGTGGACCAGACGCAACTGGACCTCGCCCAGCAGGCCGGCGACGCCTACCGAGAAGCGCTCGACTACATGGCCGAGGAAGTCGCCCACACCGGCGGCAAGCAGGAGGCCGGCGATTACGTCGTCGGATTCGCCCAAGAGGAGGCCGAAGGGATGTACGTTCTGCAAGACGAGGGTCGCTTCGAGTGGGTCGAACCCGACGACGAGAACTGCCACCTCGAAGTGGCGGTCTGCGACGCCGCGGACGGCCGGTTCGTCCCCGAGTGTACCGTCATCGCCACGCTGACTAGCGAGGACGGCGAGGAGGTCGGCCCGACGCGACTCCCGCTCCTCTGGCACCCCGGTCTCTATCACTACGGGAAGGACCTCGAAGTGCCCGGCGACGGCACGTACACCATCGACGTCCGGGTCGAACCGCCCGAGTTCAAGCGCCACGACGAGCAGAACGGCGACCGGTACGGCGAGACGGTCGCGGTCACGTTCGAGGACGTAGACGTCGAGACCGGGCAGGACTGA
- a CDS encoding PAS domain S-box protein: MTGPVRVLYVTADASTGERLEELFEEERPAVAFSFVTNVERALDVVDAERIDYVVLDADFPDRAAAGEAIRETEVRVGIVSSSPPDAHGDAASERRHYSETERVRILATRVERIVLSETASDGGVEGDRFRTLAEDLTDAVLVIDTESTVRYANPAVADIFGYHPDELVGESLTVLMPDELADDHVSGMTRYLREGERHVDWDYLELPGERRDGTELPLGVSFSELDVDGETRFTGVVRDISERKRRESELHDRIHQQEALAAFARHALEDWPVADLMNEAVELVADALDNEYAGVLEYRSAEDDLLVRAVYGWDEDLANAATIGTERDSQAGYTLLSEEPVVVEDVAIEDRFDRDRLLDSADAVSGVSAIIGSPENPWGILGTHDTDPRSYADYDVQFVQSIAYILTTVLQRRERERRLERSEAMLDAVDDGLYALDAEGRFVAANDAYAELTGYTREQLLGRRAESFFAESLGEEMRNVREALESGDEVVTLEATMTTADGESVPIEASVASLPLETGTGRVGVVRDVSDRKRRERKLTSLNELFRSLTEAETPTEICDLAVEAAVETLDFPNVTVALYDDEASELVATAQRWTDGEIDDALVGRHAEDVAWQAFVSSETKAFENLDAELDADTEMGSALAVPLGKYGVFLAATPEPNGFDSTDRSLADMLCSNVRTALNRAEREDTLRDQRNDLQEKNRELERVNRLNSVIRDITKALTQASAEDDAMQAVCERLTETGPYRFAWFGTYNRATGEIRPEAGAGVEDGYLEAVTVTAKESDAEGGGPAGRAVRTGEVQVQNDLLGDPPFDPWREQALKRGYRSCVSVPVSYDEMLHGVLTVYADETGVFDDLERAVLSELGDTIGYALNALEQKQALVSERSIELDFRIRGSESPILAFAADTGAKFEFQNAVQREDGRLHTFFTIEGATPDETLAFADSVPWIEDVRLVTERDDASLFECTLADRTFLRSLMDRGAVPRTIMATEDGGRFVVRIPQRADVRTFVNHFEDYYGEAELVARRERDDPVMTRQDFEAELADRLTDRQREVVKLAYFGGYFEWPRGSTAEEIAEALGVSQPTVSRHVRSAERALFGLLFENE; encoded by the coding sequence ATGACGGGTCCGGTCCGCGTCCTCTACGTCACGGCGGACGCATCGACGGGCGAGCGCCTCGAAGAGCTCTTCGAGGAGGAACGACCAGCCGTCGCGTTCTCGTTCGTCACGAACGTCGAGCGGGCGCTCGACGTCGTGGATGCCGAGCGAATCGATTACGTCGTTCTCGACGCCGATTTTCCGGACCGGGCCGCCGCCGGGGAGGCCATCCGAGAGACCGAGGTGCGGGTCGGAATCGTCTCCTCGTCCCCGCCCGACGCCCACGGCGACGCCGCGAGCGAGCGACGCCACTACTCCGAGACCGAGCGCGTCCGGATTCTGGCGACCCGAGTCGAGCGAATCGTCTTGTCCGAGACCGCGTCCGACGGGGGCGTCGAGGGCGACCGGTTCCGCACGCTCGCCGAGGACCTGACGGACGCCGTCCTCGTCATCGACACCGAGAGTACGGTTCGGTACGCCAACCCCGCCGTGGCGGACATCTTCGGCTACCACCCGGACGAACTCGTCGGCGAGTCGCTCACCGTCCTCATGCCCGACGAACTCGCCGACGACCACGTCTCGGGGATGACTCGATACCTCCGCGAGGGCGAGCGCCACGTCGATTGGGACTACCTCGAACTCCCCGGCGAGCGACGCGACGGGACCGAACTCCCGCTGGGCGTCTCGTTCAGCGAACTCGACGTGGACGGCGAGACGCGATTCACCGGCGTCGTCCGGGACATCTCCGAACGCAAGCGCCGGGAGTCGGAACTTCACGACCGGATTCACCAGCAGGAGGCGCTGGCGGCGTTCGCCCGGCACGCGCTGGAGGACTGGCCGGTCGCCGACCTGATGAACGAGGCGGTCGAACTCGTCGCCGACGCGCTCGACAACGAGTACGCCGGCGTGCTGGAGTACCGCTCCGCCGAGGACGACCTGCTCGTCCGGGCGGTGTACGGCTGGGACGAAGACCTCGCGAACGCGGCCACTATCGGCACCGAGCGCGACTCGCAGGCGGGCTACACCCTGCTCTCCGAGGAGCCTGTCGTGGTCGAAGACGTGGCGATCGAGGACCGATTCGACAGGGACCGGTTGCTCGATTCGGCCGACGCGGTCAGCGGCGTCAGCGCCATCATCGGGTCGCCGGAAAACCCGTGGGGAATCCTGGGAACCCACGACACCGACCCGCGTTCGTACGCCGACTACGACGTGCAGTTCGTCCAGTCCATCGCCTACATCCTCACCACGGTCCTCCAGCGCCGCGAGCGCGAGCGGCGACTCGAACGCTCCGAGGCGATGCTCGACGCGGTGGACGACGGCCTGTACGCGCTCGACGCCGAGGGCCGATTCGTCGCGGCCAACGACGCTTACGCCGAACTGACCGGTTACACCCGCGAACAACTGCTCGGCAGGCGCGCCGAATCGTTCTTCGCGGAGTCGCTCGGCGAGGAGATGCGGAACGTTCGGGAGGCGCTCGAATCCGGCGACGAGGTAGTGACGCTGGAGGCGACGATGACGACCGCCGACGGCGAGTCGGTTCCCATCGAGGCCAGCGTCGCGTCGTTGCCCCTCGAAACCGGGACGGGTCGGGTCGGCGTCGTCCGCGACGTGTCCGACCGCAAGCGCCGAGAGCGGAAACTCACGTCGCTCAACGAACTGTTCCGGTCGCTGACCGAGGCCGAGACGCCGACCGAAATCTGTGACCTCGCGGTCGAGGCCGCCGTCGAGACGCTCGACTTCCCGAACGTCACCGTCGCGCTGTACGACGACGAGGCGAGCGAACTCGTGGCGACCGCCCAGCGGTGGACCGACGGCGAGATAGACGACGCGCTCGTCGGTCGCCACGCCGAGGACGTGGCGTGGCAGGCGTTCGTGTCGAGCGAGACGAAGGCGTTCGAGAATCTGGACGCCGAACTCGACGCCGACACCGAGATGGGGAGCGCGCTCGCGGTTCCGCTGGGTAAGTACGGCGTCTTCCTCGCGGCGACTCCCGAACCGAACGGGTTCGACTCGACCGACCGCTCGCTCGCGGACATGCTGTGTTCGAACGTCAGGACCGCCCTGAACCGGGCCGAGCGCGAGGACACCCTCCGCGACCAGCGCAACGACTTGCAGGAGAAGAACCGCGAACTCGAACGGGTCAACCGCCTCAACAGCGTGATTCGTGACATCACGAAGGCGCTGACCCAAGCCAGCGCAGAGGACGACGCGATGCAGGCGGTCTGCGAGCGACTGACCGAGACCGGTCCCTACCGGTTTGCATGGTTCGGGACCTACAATCGGGCGACCGGCGAGATTCGGCCGGAGGCCGGGGCCGGCGTCGAGGACGGCTATCTGGAGGCCGTCACGGTGACTGCGAAGGAGAGCGACGCGGAGGGCGGCGGTCCGGCCGGGCGCGCGGTCCGAACCGGCGAGGTGCAGGTCCAGAACGACCTGCTCGGCGACCCGCCGTTCGACCCGTGGCGTGAGCAGGCGCTCAAGCGCGGCTACCGGTCGTGCGTGTCGGTCCCGGTGAGTTACGACGAGATGCTCCACGGAGTCCTGACGGTCTACGCCGACGAGACCGGGGTGTTCGACGACCTGGAGCGGGCGGTGCTGTCGGAACTCGGCGACACCATCGGCTACGCGCTCAACGCGCTCGAACAGAAGCAGGCGCTCGTGAGCGAGCGCTCGATAGAACTCGACTTCCGGATTCGCGGGTCCGAGAGTCCGATTTTGGCGTTCGCCGCCGACACCGGCGCGAAGTTCGAGTTCCAGAACGCGGTCCAGCGCGAAGACGGCCGACTCCACACGTTCTTCACCATCGAGGGGGCCACCCCCGACGAGACGCTCGCGTTCGCCGATAGCGTGCCGTGGATAGAGGACGTTCGCCTCGTCACCGAACGCGACGACGCGAGCCTCTTCGAGTGTACGCTCGCCGACCGCACCTTCCTCCGGTCGCTGATGGACCGCGGAGCGGTGCCGCGGACGATTATGGCGACCGAAGACGGGGGCCGGTTCGTGGTTCGAATCCCGCAGCGCGCCGACGTTCGGACGTTCGTCAACCACTTCGAGGACTACTACGGCGAGGCGGAACTCGTCGCGCGCCGGGAGCGCGACGACCCGGTGATGACCAGACAGGACTTCGAGGCGGAACTCGCCGACCGACTCACCGACCGCCAGCGGGAAGTCGTCAAACTGGCGTACTTCGGCGGCTACTTCGAGTGGCCCCGCGGAAGCACCGCCGAGGAGATCGCGGAGGCGCTCGGCGTCTCCCAACCGACCGTGAGCCGCCACGTCCGGAGCGCCGAACGCGCGCTGTTCGGCCTCCTGTTCGAGAACGAGTGA
- a CDS encoding HalOD1 output domain-containing protein, whose product MSGETFESQSVSQRVITAVAEETGKEPTEVGPLYHVIDPDALDRLFSATRGGSRSQGYVEFTFAGCEVVVSGGGDVEVSERDLTADISEDADGTARVGSYEEA is encoded by the coding sequence ATGAGCGGAGAAACGTTCGAGTCGCAGTCGGTCAGCCAGCGCGTCATCACCGCAGTCGCCGAGGAGACGGGCAAGGAACCGACGGAAGTGGGGCCGCTCTACCACGTCATCGACCCCGACGCGCTCGACCGTCTGTTCTCCGCGACCAGAGGGGGAAGTCGATCACAGGGGTACGTCGAGTTCACCTTCGCCGGTTGTGAGGTCGTCGTGTCCGGGGGCGGCGACGTCGAAGTCAGCGAGCGCGACCTGACCGCCGACATATCAGAGGATGCGGACGGGACGGCGCGCGTCGGAAGCTACGAAGAGGCGTAG
- a CDS encoding DUF7576 family protein — protein sequence MQDTREPRRPPTDRRRRPTDSRATESDAMNERCTYCDGRIPAEEWHPVATVRDDDGDVEIYAFCSEPCRTSWRSEYADDD from the coding sequence ATGCAAGACACCCGTGAACCGCGCCGACCGCCGACCGACCGACGCCGCCGACCGACCGACAGTCGAGCGACCGAGAGTGACGCCATGAACGAGCGGTGTACCTACTGCGACGGTCGGATTCCCGCCGAGGAGTGGCATCCCGTCGCGACCGTTCGGGACGACGACGGCGACGTCGAAATCTATGCCTTCTGTAGCGAGCCGTGTCGGACTTCGTGGCGGTCCGAGTACGCGGACGACGACTGA
- a CDS encoding DUF2298 domain-containing protein: MEYALVLLWFVVYQALAFAALPLAARLFPDFPDRGAAFALPVALTVVTVIGYWVGHLGFGRWTAFLAVAVLAGLSAVVLWSDRSVRVDSDDSERDGGRFGGDALPLRTYAETTLVFAVAFALLVAVRAVDPALQPGGGEKFLDFGIFKSLLRADVLPPQDMWWAGDHVLYYYGGHLASALLTHLTGTEGQYAYNLALSGFYATLVTVAYGLAGALADARGASRRVGGALGAFFVGFAANLVTAVTGLVWLLPDEVARDVAGWLAEPISDSTSGKLLTEGLAEFGYWAPSRVIPGTINEFPLFAFLNGDLHGHMLSTPFLLLIAALGFAYFRAGPTAIRRRRALVFGALPVVVGLLGLVNVWSFPTGLGVVWLAVLFSPADPLSLFPGVSADETAEPVADGGEHDGNPSATAGETPTRTPGDLLVGEGRRIAGAFAVTGVVATAALAWVAPFVFGILLQSATNRSIGLLPEQSSAVGLLLVHGTFLLVFGAFLWPRTRATFEIQPVRATLLALAVAVFAWRLHYPVLVLVVPLLVVGWLLLRTVGGERTERGVGYETVLVVAGAGLVTLVEFVYVQDNAIGGRFNTVFKVYMQVWVLWATAAGGALASLVASVGPADWRLPAVGIDREGFTSGVAALLVVSTAMYGGLALGGHFTSDYHRIDDPTLDGKAFVEDRHPDEAAAIAWLDNRSDQPHIVEPPGRDPYTWASPASSLTGLPTVVGWVYQEGVYRGENVSKARAEEVDLIYTGTQGTRARLLEKYDVRYIYVGPTARERYDEEDLRFGQYPGVEVAFREDGVIIYEVTDTG, encoded by the coding sequence ATGGAGTACGCGCTCGTCCTGCTGTGGTTCGTCGTCTATCAGGCGCTCGCGTTCGCCGCGCTGCCGCTCGCGGCTCGACTATTCCCCGACTTCCCGGACCGAGGGGCCGCGTTCGCCCTCCCCGTGGCGCTGACCGTCGTGACCGTGATCGGCTACTGGGTCGGCCACCTCGGGTTCGGTCGGTGGACTGCGTTCCTCGCCGTCGCTGTCCTCGCCGGCCTCTCGGCGGTCGTCCTCTGGAGCGACCGGTCGGTCCGGGTCGATTCGGACGACTCCGAGCGAGACGGCGGACGGTTCGGCGGGGACGCGCTCCCGCTTCGCACGTACGCGGAAACGACTCTCGTCTTCGCCGTAGCGTTCGCCCTGCTCGTCGCGGTCCGGGCGGTTGACCCGGCGCTCCAACCCGGCGGCGGCGAGAAGTTCCTCGACTTCGGCATCTTCAAGTCGCTGTTGCGGGCCGACGTCCTGCCTCCACAAGACATGTGGTGGGCGGGCGACCACGTCCTCTACTACTACGGCGGTCACCTCGCGTCCGCCCTCCTGACCCACCTCACGGGAACCGAAGGCCAGTACGCCTACAACCTCGCGCTCTCGGGGTTCTACGCGACGCTCGTCACCGTCGCGTACGGACTCGCGGGCGCGCTCGCGGACGCTCGTGGGGCCTCCCGACGCGTCGGCGGCGCGCTCGGAGCCTTCTTCGTCGGCTTCGCGGCCAACCTCGTCACTGCGGTCACGGGACTCGTCTGGCTCCTGCCCGACGAGGTTGCACGGGACGTCGCCGGTTGGCTGGCAGAACCTATCTCGGACTCGACCTCCGGCAAACTGCTCACGGAGGGGCTGGCCGAGTTCGGCTACTGGGCACCGAGCAGGGTGATTCCCGGCACCATCAACGAGTTCCCCTTGTTCGCGTTCCTCAACGGCGACCTCCACGGTCACATGCTCAGCACGCCGTTCCTGCTTCTCATCGCCGCGCTCGGGTTCGCCTACTTCCGCGCCGGGCCGACCGCGATTCGCCGACGCCGGGCGCTCGTCTTCGGAGCGCTCCCGGTCGTGGTCGGTCTGCTCGGTCTCGTCAACGTCTGGAGTTTCCCGACCGGTCTCGGCGTCGTCTGGCTCGCGGTCCTGTTCTCGCCGGCCGACCCGTTGAGCCTGTTTCCCGGCGTGTCGGCCGACGAAACGGCCGAACCGGTCGCCGACGGCGGCGAACACGACGGGAACCCGAGTGCGACCGCCGGAGAGACCCCGACGCGGACACCCGGCGACCTCCTCGTCGGCGAAGGTCGGCGTATCGCCGGCGCGTTCGCAGTGACGGGCGTCGTCGCCACGGCGGCGCTCGCGTGGGTCGCGCCGTTCGTCTTCGGCATCCTCCTCCAGTCGGCGACCAACCGGAGCATCGGCCTGCTCCCCGAGCAGTCGAGCGCGGTCGGTCTCCTGCTCGTCCACGGGACCTTCCTGTTGGTGTTCGGGGCGTTCCTCTGGCCGCGAACGCGGGCCACGTTCGAGATTCAGCCGGTTCGCGCGACGCTCCTCGCGCTCGCGGTGGCCGTCTTCGCGTGGCGACTGCACTACCCCGTCTTGGTGCTGGTCGTCCCCCTGCTGGTGGTCGGCTGGCTGTTGCTCCGGACCGTCGGCGGCGAGCGAACCGAACGCGGCGTCGGCTACGAGACGGTGCTGGTCGTCGCCGGGGCCGGACTCGTGACGCTCGTGGAGTTCGTCTACGTACAGGACAACGCCATCGGCGGCCGGTTCAACACCGTCTTCAAGGTGTACATGCAGGTGTGGGTCCTCTGGGCGACCGCCGCCGGCGGAGCGCTGGCGAGTCTGGTCGCGTCGGTCGGCCCCGCCGACTGGCGACTCCCCGCGGTCGGCATCGACCGCGAGGGGTTCACGAGCGGCGTCGCGGCGCTACTGGTCGTCTCGACCGCGATGTACGGCGGCCTGGCGCTCGGCGGCCACTTCACCAGCGACTACCACCGCATCGACGACCCGACCCTCGACGGGAAGGCGTTCGTCGAGGACCGCCACCCCGACGAGGCGGCCGCAATCGCGTGGCTCGACAACCGGTCGGACCAGCCCCACATCGTGGAACCGCCGGGACGCGACCCCTACACGTGGGCGAGTCCGGCCTCCTCGCTGACCGGACTGCCCACCGTCGTCGGGTGGGTGTATCAGGAGGGAGTCTACCGCGGGGAGAACGTGTCCAAGGCGCGGGCCGAAGAGGTGGACCTCATCTACACCGGCACGCAGGGGACTCGCGCCAGACTGCTGGAGAAGTACGACGTGCGGTACATCTACGTCGGCCCGACTGCCCGCGAGCGCTACGACGAAGAAGACCTCCGGTTCGGCCAGTACCCCGGCGTCGAAGTAGCGTTCCGCGAGGACGGCGTGATCATCTACGAAGTCACTGACACCGGGTGA
- a CDS encoding type 1 glutamine amidotransferase domain-containing protein — MTSVLFVVSEEGYWGEECVDPLETLSDTDADVDVATPSGNKPVVDDRSIDPENVGEETAEWVKEVHRNDQRLQNPKPIATADADQYDAVVFPGGHGTNWDVNQDKHARRLLRKAVEGDDDRKALVVCHAVGLLAFTRDGDGGMLVEGRDVTGFPNEWEEDIVDDHDLMPDGRKLPYWVEDEVRAAGANWDAELDADASVTVDGDLITARGPESSHEGVMALIEALGVAPPA, encoded by the coding sequence ATGACTTCGGTACTGTTCGTAGTTAGCGAAGAGGGGTACTGGGGCGAGGAATGCGTGGACCCGCTGGAGACGCTCTCGGACACCGACGCCGACGTGGACGTGGCGACGCCGAGCGGGAACAAACCGGTGGTAGACGACCGGTCCATCGACCCGGAGAACGTGGGCGAGGAGACCGCCGAGTGGGTCAAGGAAGTGCATCGGAACGACCAGCGACTCCAGAACCCGAAACCGATAGCCACGGCCGACGCCGACCAGTACGACGCCGTGGTGTTCCCCGGCGGCCACGGGACCAACTGGGACGTCAATCAAGACAAACACGCTCGCCGGCTCCTCCGGAAGGCGGTCGAGGGCGACGACGACCGGAAGGCGCTGGTCGTCTGTCACGCGGTCGGTCTGCTGGCGTTCACGCGCGACGGCGACGGCGGGATGCTGGTCGAGGGCCGCGACGTGACCGGCTTCCCGAACGAGTGGGAGGAAGACATCGTGGACGACCACGACCTGATGCCCGACGGCCGGAAACTCCCGTACTGGGTCGAAGACGAGGTGAGAGCCGCGGGCGCTAACTGGGACGCGGAACTCGACGCCGACGCGAGCGTCACGGTGGACGGCGACCTCATCACCGCTCGCGGACCGGAGTCGTCTCACGAGGGCGTGATGGCGCTCATCGAGGCACTCGGCGTCGCACCGCCCGCGTAG